AGTGTACTCTTTTGCAGAATACTTGATTAATATGCATAAAGCTCTGTTTTCAATCCTGTCgctggagaaaggaaagaaggaaaaaaagatgatctTTGCATATATGATCCCGAGGAAGATTGATTTGTAATTATCTTTCCTTGTAATGCAATTGTCTGGCTTAATTATCTAAGTAATTCTAGCCTCATAAATGAAGTTGGGAAATATTCCCTCCTCTTCAACTTCCCGGAAGATTTTTACATAGCTAATTAGTGTATGTCATCATTAAATGTTTGGCAGAATTACCAGTAAAGCCATCTCAATATAGTGTCTTTGcaagaagtattttaaataaaaatttcatttatttaacagttGAACAGTTGTAgagctctctctcctctctctctctctctctctctctctctctctctctctctctctctctctctctctctctctctctctctctcggtactggggattgattgaacccagaaacatcacaccactgaactacattcccagatctattttttttttttttagacatgatctcactaacttttccatgctggccttgaaattataatcctcctgcctcagcctcccgagtctctgtgACTGATTACAGGAGAGTGCCCCTGCACCTGgcagctttcttcttttcttatgtatatataaagttcTACAAATTTCTATGTGCTTCTTTTACCATATCCTATAAATTATcatatgttgtgttttcatttccatgcaattaaaagtaaaagtaccttataatttctatttctcctccccccaccctctggcttttgaatccagggccttacacatgctacgcaagtgatctaccactgggCTGTATCCccaactaatttctttttttcatttcttctttgagccATGGGATATTTATATGTGTCGtttgttcctaattttaaaacTGGGACTTTTCCAGAGATCTTTTTCTTACTGATTCcttatttaattccattgtgcTCAGAGAACACAGGTTTTATAATTTCAATGCTGTTAACATTGTTGAAACTTATTTTATGGCTATGAATACGGGCTACCTTGGTAAATATTCCATGTGCATgtgaaacaaatatatatactACTATTTTTGGTTGCAAGTTTTACAATTGTCAACTAGATCAGACAGGTTGGTGTTATTATTGAATTATGTTGATTTTCTAAATACTCATTCTATCAGTTTTTTAGAGACACTTGAAATATCTGACTTTATTtggattgtttatttttccttgcaattctatgaatttttgcttcatgtatttttggggggattttggctgggcactcaatcactgagccacatcccaagccctattttgtattttatttagagacagggtctcactgagttgcttagcgcctcactgttgctgaggctggctttgaactctcaatcctcctgcctcagcctcccaaaccgctgggattacaggtatgtgccactgtgcctgacaatttttgcttcatttattttgaagcatTGTACTATGTGAATGTTTAGGATTACTGTCTTCTTGACAAATTTGCCACTTAAAATTATGTATCGACTCCATTTATTCCTGATATTCTTTGCTCTATAATTTATTGTCTTATATCAGTATAGACAAATATTTAAGTTTTGATTATTCATCTTTTCAATCCTTTTACTTGTAACCAATTTgtatctttaaatttaaaataggatTCTTATAGGCAGCATATAATTGTGTTACTCTTTTATATTGAATTTGACAATCTCTGCTTTATAATTGAGGTATTTATAGACCATTTACATTAACATAATTGTTGGTATGTTTGGACTTAATTCAACCAACTTGTGATTTGTTTCCATTTGTCCCATCTACTCTGTGTTCTCTTTTTCCTGTAATATTTTTGACTGAGTATTTTTGTCACAGGAGAGTGGGGAGCTGAAGCTCCAAACCTCAGTTCTTATGTTCCAATAAACAAATTTGAAGTCAAGATACCAAAAGCCATGGAAGAGCATTTTACTATAAGTGAAAGTGAAATAAGGCTCAAGCAACAGCCGTGGGCCGTTTCCGCGCAGAgaacatcaaagaaaacaatgctgtttccaaatttattactgtttgatgcTTACACCAGAACTGGGTTCCACCTTCTGCAGTCTTTACCAATCAGATACTCATCTCCTTCTCTATATACAGTGGGGGAGTTTTTGATCCTAGTTGGTCCTCTACAGAACTGTGATTGTGGCCATTCTATGGGAGTGGGGCTTCATCTACAAATCAATTTTATGTTGCTACAGGTGCTGGGGTCAATAACTGGACAGACTTCATCCTAGTGCACCTGTGTCATTAATGAAATTTCCTTCCTGAAATACATTGAGAAACCTAAGGCCATAAATCCCAACTATACAATGACCTCAGTAGACCCTGACAGGAGTTAGCCCCATTGTTCTTGATTTAAGTATTTCTTAATGGACTCCCTTTGTTTCCACTTGTTTATTCTCAGGACTAGTATACCTGTTAGTGTTCTACAAGTTACTTGATTGTTCATTAAAGGCAATTTCAAAGAAACCTTGTGACCCTGCTATGTTATTGGTTCTCATTGCTGCTACCTAACATTTTGAGGACTCTATTTTAATCTCATACAGTGTCTTATTAGCTTTAACATTTTAATGGTTGTTTTAGGGGGTATATCATAAGTATTTAATGTATCAGGATCTCTGAATTGTATTAAATGTATAGACTACACACTTACAATCACATACTAACATTTCTCTTCTTCTGGCCTTTGGTTATTGACTTACATTTATTTCCACATTATGAATCCTATAATATGCAGTAAGTTGTGAACAATTACAAGGTGTATGTTATTTACTCCCCCTTTCAGATTTGCTCTTCACTGATGTTTAATACCTGCAAActattgtttcatatattttgttcagGTTCTAGATGCTTCAGATAGGAAGTAAATACACTTCCTCTTACTCCATTTTCATTGGAAGCATAAATGTGgcttcatgttttaaatgtttactcATAATCACTTCTAATCACAGTGCACTTTCTATGCCATCTGTGTCCCCTCCTTGCTCAAACTGCAGTTCTTTCTTTTGTCACATAGTAaccattacatttattttctaaattttttaaatgaaaatttggaGAAAGCTCAGAAACTTATTACTTCATCTGGTCCATACAGCAACCATGGAGATGATTATTATCTTCATATTACTGATAAATTACCTCTAAAGAGatgtgtcttttatttctaaataacagATCCCAAAAGTGAGCTAAAATTGAGATTCTGTAACAAGTGTTTAGTAAGtgctcatattatttttatagggtgattaaactcaataaataatgtaatgtttgcaaaaatgtgaaaatatggataaaaataaaaatcccttaGAGTTCCAACACAAAAAAACAACACTATTTACTTTATATAACTATATCTATTCACATGTAAGATATTAAgtcttttttaaattgctttattaACTTCACAATATAATAATGAACATCTTTCCATGCAATATGTAAAAGTCCCCTGCTGACAGAAACTTACAAACTGGGTCAAACACACAACATTCAACTAGAAGCTGGTACCAGGAGACCCACAAGATACAAATAACATCAAAAGGTTCACCACAAATTCATCACAAATACGTAAGTTTAGGAAGCAGGGGTTCCTCTGTTAATCTCAAGGAAAACATCAGGATTTAGGGCATAAGGCAAAACTCGTCATGATGGTCATGGTGAGGGGGGTCAGTGCTAACTGCACGCAGGCTATGACTCAACTGCCTTTCCCTCAGCTTTTCCATGAGCTGTCTCACCTCCTCCCCAAACCTTTCCATATTCTCTTCTCTCATCCTTGCCTGTGGCTCTCCAAGCCTGTGCATCAGGTCCCATCTATAGTGCAAGATGGGCTGCCTAACACGGAACCGCCTACGATTTCCTCTAGGCACAAAGTATTCACCAGCTTCCAAAGGGAGGGCCAAGGGCTCCCTTTTATTAGCATCTTGCTCCTTTTcacccttttcttcattttcctgatgGTTGTTTTCCTCGCTGAGATTTTTTAACACTTGTTTCTCTTTGGACTCCATTACTCCTAGAAGACAAGAGACAGAAGGGACTGAATCCTTAGTGGACAGATCAGCACCGAGGACAGAGGCCCTACTAAGCACTTTTCAAAACGCAGAGGCCTAGATTTGAAAGGCCTTTTGTGAATTGCATTTTCCCACCTGAGAGGCCCCGTGCGCCCTCTAGGGGGCCGGGTccaacccctccctccctcaaagCCCACCATTTTCCCTGCAGATGCATCTCCTGGCCTCCGCAGGCACCAAAATGGAGGACAGAGATGAAGGGAGAggcggggcgggggaggggatGCAGAGGGGTGTTGGGGGTCTCAGACTGGGCTTTGCACACCTCCCTCTGCCCCCCTCCCCGCCTCCCAGCACTGCCCCTCGCACCCACCTGGGCCTATCCTTGCcgtctcctcctgctcctccggATTCTCGCCGCCGGCCGCGCCGCCGCGACTCTTAGTCCGCAGACCTGCAGACCGAGGTGGGGGCACAGGGGGCTGCTATAGCCGAGAGCTCGGCCCCCGCCCCTTCCTCGCCGCGCTCGGTCCAGCCCCGCCCCCAAGCTGACCACCATTTTCTGCACCAGACGACGGGGGCGGGGCAGGGGTGTGGAAAATGCTGGGTTCTGGCGCAGACAGGTGTTTCCAGGGATCGGGACCGTCCCCCCATCCCCCCCGCCGCTGCGGAGCCTCTGCTGGACTGGGAGCTGCGTGTCTCATTGATAGTCTCTTTCCAGAAGGAGCTGGACCCCCAAGAAGGGGTCCGCTCTCCCACTCCAACCCCAGGGGCCCCCTCCGGCTCCTCACCCGTTCCTCCGGCGCCTCCTACTTTTCTGGGCCACCCCTGGCCCGCTCGCCAAAAGGGCCACCTGCGCAGCTACCGCCTAGAGGGAGCGAGCGAACGCTGGAACTGCCGCTGTAGTGAGGTGCGCAACGGATCACGTGAGGCTACGTCACCGCCAACGGCTCCACCCGCGTCCCGCGCCCCCTCCCGCCATCCAGAGTGGGCGTGGCTTGGCGGCAAGGCCCCAGCTTCTCTCAAGGGCCTTTGGACATCAGCATCCTGGGCCCTGTTGCTGTGGCTTTTGTGTATTCCTAGGCCTTTCTCTGCCTATCGGAGAAGAGCAGTGTCTTTTCACCAGAATGTTGGCCATTCCTCCTTCTAGAACTGGGGAATTGTCCGGCCCTCTCCTCTATTTCTGGGATACACttttttcctcttgcttttttcttgGCAATACCAATGCTCTCTCCATTTTCCCTCTACTAAGATGTGTGCAAGAGTTATGTCAGAAAAAGAGCCTGAGAGAGtgattttttaatcaattttaatgCCTTTCTGTATTGTTCCTTTGAGagtaaacaacaaaaatacttacataaaaaggaaataagggggctggggctggggctcagtggtagaggacttccctggcatgtgtgaggccctgggttggattctcagcaccgcatataaataaaataaaggtctatcaataacttaaaaaaatcttttaaaaaaaggaaataaggctggattgtagctcagtggtagaatgcttgcctcagacgtgtgaggtactaggttcgatcctaaacaccacattaaaaaaaaatgaaataaatgtattatgtccatctataactaaaaatatttttaaagcaaataatagttatttttatttgaaaaacaggATTAAAGTTGGGGAAAAATCCCAACCATCTGTCTCTTCTGCTAAgtcattatataaatatagactACAGGCAGCTGCTCTTTTAGAACTTGGAAAAGGACAGGGCAGCTGATGGTTCCTCTTGTGAGGGGCCTCTAGACACTTAAGAGGTAAGAGAGTGAATATGCAATGCAACATAAGATTGTAATAGAGATtcggaatttttttttaaaaagataccctTAATAAGTTTCTGTATTAAATGGTTATATCTGGTTTTGGagattaaattataattatttagaaaatccTAAGAATTTTACAATAAACCTATTACAGGACTATGATTGGAATTTAGGAAGGTTACAGTTAcatgataaatattcaaaatacattgCATTCTTATATGTTagcaataaataattcaaaatataaaaatatcatttatggtAGTTTCAAAAGAATATGacatatttagaaagaaaattttaaaatataagaatgctGCTGACTAAAAACTGCAAAACACTGCTGAAAGAAACTATGGATCAAAACAAATGTAACCCTTACAGTGTTAATCTTTCTGGTATTCAACATTCTGAATTAATCTATAAATTTGGTGTAATCAAAATCCCAGTAGATAGCtttatgaaaattatgaaactttCCCTCAAGTTTATATGGAAATTAAGAGATTTTAGAAtagacaaaattattttgaaaaaactccaagaatccagaggattatgttATATGACTTCAAGACTTAAGATGCTGAAATAAAGGTAATGTAGTATCATACACTTATAAATCAGTGGAATAAAATGGAGTCCAGCAATAGACTCATATGTATATGGCTAATTTTGTTTTTGACAAAGCTGTCAAGGTAATTCAATAGGGAACATAATGGTCTCTTTTAACAAATTATGCTGAAACAATTGGAAATCcttataagaataaaagaaacctTGTCTTTTACTTCTACTgcacagaataataaaaaatgggCATTAGCCTAAATTTAAAAGCTCAAATTATTAAACTTtaggaataaaacataaaaattctatCTCTTCAGGAAGATCTTCAGGTAGGATACAAAAAGAAcagatcacaaaagaaaaaaatgataatttggaCTTATCAAAATTTAGAACTCTGCTCTTTTAAAACCATAGTCAAGACATTGAAGTGGTGAAAACATTCCAAATCATTGATTTGAAATAGGTTATTCTTATCTATATTCTCCCTACACTGTAATAACAAACCAGAAATTCTTGCTCCTATCTGTcacttagtacccattgatcagTCTTTCCCCAGTCCTCTACCACCCCCATGCTTCCCAAACTCTAGTAACCCaattctattctcaacttctatgagacaAACTTTTGTAGATTTGCCATGTGAATGAGATCATGTAGTACTTGTCTTACTGGGtctgatttatttaatttaacatgataatctctagttccatctgttatggtttggatgtgaagtgtcccacaaaagcttacatgtgagacaattcaagagggttcagaggggtaatgattaggttgtgagagccttaacccaatcagtgaattaatcccctgatgggattaactgaggaGTAACtaggggcaggtggggtgtggctgaaggaggtgggtcattgggggcatgcctttggggtatatatttttatctgggaTGTTgagtctctctctttgttttctggtCATCATGCTAGCTGCTTCCCTGCACCACACTATTCCACCATGCTGTTCGgcttcacctccagccctgaggaatggagctagctgtctatggactgagacctctgaaacagtgagcccctaaataaacttttcctccttaaaattgttgtTGTTAGGTTCTttattcacagcagtgaaaaagctgactaaaacaccatccATATCACAATTTTCATTGGCTGTGTTTTATGCTTTTGTTTTGCacaatagtatttcattgtgtatatatatcacattttctttatccattcatcaggtgatggatacttaggttgtttccatttcacGACTATTttaaatagtgctgcaatgaacatggaagtGCAGAACTCTCTTCCACatattgatttaatttcctttaggTATAtatccagtagtgggattgctgcaTCATgaggtagttctattttttaattttttgaggaaattccatactattttccataatggccgTACTAGTTTATAGTCCCACCAATAGTGTGAAGTGttgcctttttcccacatccctCAATAGCACTTGTtgttatctttagtctttttgataatagtcattatTAATGGGGTAAGAGGATAACacattgtggttttgatatgcattCTCTGATGATTAACATTGctagtatttttttcatatacttgctggacatttgtatgtcttcttttgagtaATGTCTATTTACGgctattgataattttttaaccaagttattttgttttatgctgTTTAGATTTTGGAGTtccttgtatattctggatatcaacctCTTCTCAGATGACTGGTTCataaagaatttcttttattttggatgtTGTCTCTTCACTGTGTTGTTCATCCTATTTGCCTATGTATGCTTCTGTTTCCTGTCTTTTCAGCATCTTACCCATTCCaatgttttgaaatgtttctgtaaatgtttttttttgtttgtttgttttagtgttttagtcagatttctcactgctgtaactaaaagatctgaccagccacaactgtagaggaggaaaagtttgtttaggggctcatagtttcagaggtatcaATCTGTAGACAgcaagctccattcctcagggctcaaggtgaggtaggactcatggtagaagagtgtggcaaagggaagcagctcacatgatgatcaggaagccgagagacagagactccactctccagatacaagtatataccccaaagccaatcctccaatgccccacctcctccagttaaTTCCAGCAGAGtattagttcactgattgggttaaggctctcacaactcaatcatttcttctctgaaatttcttgcattttctcacacatgagcttttgagggatacctcacaTGCAAATCATAACAAgtagtttcatatttttatcttttacatttaagtctttaatgcatttcaagttgatttttaaaaatatttttaaattgttaatggacatctatttaatttaattcacttatttatatgtagtgcagagaatcaaacccagtgcctcaaacaagtgaggcaagcgctgtaccactgagccatgacccag
This window of the Urocitellus parryii isolate mUroPar1 chromosome X, mUroPar1.hap1, whole genome shotgun sequence genome carries:
- the LOC113176339 gene encoding protein BEX1 gives rise to the protein MESKEKQVLKNLSEENNHQENEEKGEKEQDANKREPLALPLEAGEYFVPRGNRRRFRVRQPILHYRWDLMHRLGEPQARMREENMERFGEEVRQLMEKLRERQLSHSLRAVSTDPPHHDHHDEFCLMP